From the Lysinibacillus fusiformis genome, the window GCGACCATAATATTCCAAGAAGTCGATTGCTTCTGCTGTATCTGCATCTGCCTCTGCCCATGGTTTCCCAGCTTCTTTTGTTAATAAAGCAGAGAATTCATGTTTACGACGACGAATAATCGCTGCTGCTTTGAATAAAACGTCCGCACGAATCGCTGGATCAACTTTTTTCCAAGTTTTAAATGTTTCATCTGCCGCTTGCATTGCTTTTTCAGCTAAATCTTTGCTTGCTTTCGAAACGCGACCAATGACTTCTGTTTTCTTTGCAGGATTGTACGAAACAATTTTATCTTCCGTTGTAATGCGCTCGCCACCGATAATTAGTGGGTAGTCTTGACCTAAATAACCTTCAACTTTATTTAAAGCCTCTACATAAGCATTGTAGTTTGCCTCTTGTGAAAAATCTGTGAATGGTTCGTGTTTGTATGGAATCATGTCAGTTTCCTCCCCATGGATAAGTGGTGCCAAATGATTATGCACCTTTTAAGATTGTGTTAATTATATAATGCAATATAATTTGGCATTAATCAACTCAAATTTTAAAACTTTTTTAATTTTTGCATCTGCTTTTCATATTGGTGTTAGAATAAGCTTAATGGAATACAGGAGGACAAGATGGATAATAATGTACTACTAAGTATTTATAAATACGTCATTGAAAAAGGCGATATGGGAATTTGCGTGGTAGACACTGAGGGCAAATTGCTTATATACAATAAAAAAATGAGAGAATTAGAAGGCGTTAATGAGGATGAATTTGAGGAGAGGCGAGCCTTAGAGATCATTGATTTTGAAATCGAAAAAAGTGATATTTATAAGGTCCTCAGCTCTGAAACGCCAGTGCACAATATAAAAAAAACGTATTGGAATAAAAAAAATCAAGAAGTGACCTATATAAGCAATATTTATCCGTTGCACTATGAAGGCTCTTTAATAGGCGCTGTGGAATTTGCCCGAGATATTACACAGCTTGAATACATGATGTATCAGCCATTAAGAAGGTATGGCGCACCATTGACATTTGACATCATCACGGCCGTATCACCAGTCATGAAGGATGTCATTGAAAAGGCAAAAATTGTGGCGCTAAGTAGAATGCCTGTTGTATTGATAGGGGAATCAGGTACTGGGATTGATATGGTTGCAGAGGGAATTCATCATGATCTAAAGGTGCAAAATGATATGTTTATTGCTTTAATTTGCCGCCGAGATGAGAAAACGGTTTTAAAGCAATTTGAAAAATATATTGTGGAAAAGGAGAAAATAACCTTCTTTGCTGAGCGCATCGAATATTTATCTCTAGAAGCACAAGAAAAGATTGTTGAACTTTTCAATAATCATCCGAATCATCAGCATGTTTTAATCGCTAGTGTTGGCAAAGATCCAATTGATCTAATTCAAAAGCACGAGCTATCCAAAAAGCTTTACCGACTTTTTTCAGGTATTACGATTTATGTGCCTCCTTTACGAGAAAGAAAAGAAGATATTATGCCTTTTATCGATGATTATTTCAAAAGGCATCGTGATAGCTTTGGCTCATCTATTCAAGGGCTTTCAGAAGAAGTACGAGATACTTTTTTAAAATATGATTGGCCTGGGAATTTAAAGGAATTAGAAGTCCTGTTGGATGAAATTACCTCATTGATCACCAATGAAACAATCGTTGAATCACATATGCTACCTGTGCATTTCAAATGGAAAATTCAAAGCTCTTGTGAGGAGACGGAAAAAGAGGTTTCTACGAGTGACTTGTTTGTTATTAAAAATCAACAGGATATTCGACCGTTAGATGTCTATATGAAAGAGGTAGAGGAGTACTATATTTCGAAGGCATTGGACTTTCATCAAGGAAATATTTCTAAAACAGCTGCTGCATTGGGGATTCGTCGACAAAGTTTACAGTATCGTGTTAAAAACTATAAGCTCAATAAAAAAAGCGAAAACATTGATTAACGATGTTTTCGCTTTTTTTGGATAGGTTCCCGAAAGTGAAGGATGGAACTATCTAACTGAAGGATAGAATTACTAAACTGATGGATAGCTCTCAGCTTGTGTAATTATTTACCTTTTTTTGAAAGGCGACCAAGAGCAAATGCTGCGGCTCCTAAGCCAATTGCCATGTTCGTTTTTTTGTTAAACACTTGTTTTGTTACAAGTGCTACGTTTTGCGGACGCTCTGCTAAACGACGCATGAAGTAACCGTACCAATCATTACCAAATGGAAGGTATGTGCAGAAGTTATAACCTTCACGTGCAAGATCTAGCTGCATTTCTTTACGGAAACCATATAGCATTTGGAATTCGAATTTTTCATTTGGAATATTGTGTTGTTTCACAAATTGTTTTACATGGTTGATCACATTATGGTCGTGTGTAGCGATTGAAGTAAATTTACCATGTAACAAATGATATTCAATTAGTTTTAAGTAATTATGGTCAATATCAGTTTTTGATTGGTATGCCACATTTTCAGGTTCTTTGTAAGCACCTTTTACAATACGTAAACGGAAGTTTTTATATTTCTCAATATTTTCCTCTGATTCGAAGAAGTAAGCTTGAATAACTGTCCCTACGTTATCATACTCTTTGTGTAATTCCTCTAATAATTCAAAAGAGCTATGTAAACGCTCGTAGTTTTCCATATCAAAATTCACGAAAACATTATATTGATGTGCAAGAGCTACGATTTCTTTTAAGTTTTCATAGCAAAATGCATAATCAATATCTAAACCTAATTGTGAAGGTTTAAGAGAGATGTGTGCATCAAGCTGTTCATCATGGATAGCTTGTACAACAGCTAAAATATTATTTTTGGCAGCAGTTGCCTCTGATTTTTCGTAGACGAACTCGCCTAGATTATCGACAGTACAAGAAATATTAGCCTTGTTTAATTCTTTAATCGATTGCACAACTTCTGGTAAACTTGTACCAGCAACAACACTTTGGGCACCCATTTTTAAACCATATTTTTGTGCAGCGCTGTTTAATAATTTGTTCTCTGATAAATAAATGAAAAAGTCACGTAATACCATCATATGCCTCCAAAAATGAAAATTTTAAATTCTTGGCGATTATAACACTTTTTTTGAAAAGTAAAATGGTTTGATTTTCAGAAAAAATTTTTTTGACAGCTAGTTAGTGAGATAAAACTATTGCAGTCATTGACTTTTTCGTAGTAAAAAAACAATTTAAAAAAATTTTTTCAAAAAAAAGGACTTTTCAAAATTATAGATTTGCTTTATGTTGATTGATATATGTCTTAATTTGGGTATATGTATGATATTGGTGTTTTAGAGAGTAGTTTTACTTAAATGGCAGGATAGTATTTAGGAATCTCAATATAGAGTTATTGTTATTTTAATATAATTTATTAACTAAAAATAGTGGATATCTTAGAAGCGATTCTTAGGTATCCACTTTTGCATTTTTCAATCTAAATATCATATTAATAGTAGTTTATAGTAAAAAAAAACAGGGTGTATTATAATGAAATGGTATATAATCAAGATTAAATTATGTACGTTTTGTGAATTTATAGTTACTTTTGATTTAGAATAGTGTGTCTATATAAGCAATACAAAAGGGAATATGACCACTCTAAACTAAGATAAGGTGGAAAGTATGGCAAGAGGCAGAAAATTTAATTCAAATGGAGAACAAAGCAAACAACTATTACTTGAAAAAGCGATAGAGCTATTTTCTGATAAAGGTTATCATCACACAAAAATTAGTGACATTGTAAAGGCTGCCAATGTAACTCAGCCTACTTTTTATCTCTATTTTAAAAGCAAGGATGCCCTTTATAACGATTTGAATGCGCAATTTCAAAGTGGATTCTTTGCGGTAATGAATAATAAGTCTACTGACATTATTGAAAACGGATTACAGGGTTTTATCACGCTATTAGAGCAAAAGTTATTGAGCTTGTTCGTTTACATAATTGAAAATCCTCAATTAACAAAAATAGGTTTTATTGAATCCGAGCAATCCCATTTGCTAAAAAATCAACTGACACAGCAATTGATCCACCTTATTTATCTACATGATTGTGACAAAGATCTACAACTGTATAGTGTAGATATAAAAATCATGATAGATAGTTTGGTAGGGTCAATAGAAAGATTAATCATAACGAATTTATTAGAAGAAAAAAGGCTACCTGCAGAACTTGCAAATGATATTGTACAATTATATTTTTGGAAAACTAAAGAAGTGATATAAAAAATCCTGTCATCGATTCTTATTATCGATGACAGGATTTTTTAATTGTTTATTCTTATATGCTGATAGTAGCCTTTTTGATCTTTGCTCCTAGGGTGAATAAGTAGCATATATTCTTGATCCGCTGATAAAGCACTCTTAGGTGTAACTGTTATTGAACGCCCTTCAATTTTAACTGTTACGGGTACTTCCTTACCTCCTAAAGCAACCAGTTGAATGTTGCTCTTGGCGATTTGTGAAGTAAGTGCTGAAGGGAATTTCACTGTG encodes:
- a CDS encoding TetR/AcrR family transcriptional regulator: MARGRKFNSNGEQSKQLLLEKAIELFSDKGYHHTKISDIVKAANVTQPTFYLYFKSKDALYNDLNAQFQSGFFAVMNNKSTDIIENGLQGFITLLEQKLLSLFVYIIENPQLTKIGFIESEQSHLLKNQLTQQLIHLIYLHDCDKDLQLYSVDIKIMIDSLVGSIERLIITNLLEEKRLPAELANDIVQLYFWKTKEVI
- a CDS encoding proline dehydrogenase family protein, whose translation is MVLRDFFIYLSENKLLNSAAQKYGLKMGAQSVVAGTSLPEVVQSIKELNKANISCTVDNLGEFVYEKSEATAAKNNILAVVQAIHDEQLDAHISLKPSQLGLDIDYAFCYENLKEIVALAHQYNVFVNFDMENYERLHSSFELLEELHKEYDNVGTVIQAYFFESEENIEKYKNFRLRIVKGAYKEPENVAYQSKTDIDHNYLKLIEYHLLHGKFTSIATHDHNVINHVKQFVKQHNIPNEKFEFQMLYGFRKEMQLDLAREGYNFCTYLPFGNDWYGYFMRRLAERPQNVALVTKQVFNKKTNMAIGLGAAAFALGRLSKKGK
- a CDS encoding helix-turn-helix domain-containing protein codes for the protein MDNNVLLSIYKYVIEKGDMGICVVDTEGKLLIYNKKMRELEGVNEDEFEERRALEIIDFEIEKSDIYKVLSSETPVHNIKKTYWNKKNQEVTYISNIYPLHYEGSLIGAVEFARDITQLEYMMYQPLRRYGAPLTFDIITAVSPVMKDVIEKAKIVALSRMPVVLIGESGTGIDMVAEGIHHDLKVQNDMFIALICRRDEKTVLKQFEKYIVEKEKITFFAERIEYLSLEAQEKIVELFNNHPNHQHVLIASVGKDPIDLIQKHELSKKLYRLFSGITIYVPPLRERKEDIMPFIDDYFKRHRDSFGSSIQGLSEEVRDTFLKYDWPGNLKELEVLLDEITSLITNETIVESHMLPVHFKWKIQSSCEETEKEVSTSDLFVIKNQQDIRPLDVYMKEVEEYYISKALDFHQGNISKTAAALGIRRQSLQYRVKNYKLNKKSENID